A genomic region of Janthinobacterium lividum contains the following coding sequences:
- a CDS encoding PP0621 family protein, whose translation MTRVLFWLALVFLVLFAIRSKIRSMQQRARAQQQQQPNPFAPPGRPQELPDAELMLCCAHCGVYYPASENVQAKGHDYCSHAHATL comes from the coding sequence ATGACACGTGTTTTATTCTGGCTGGCGCTGGTATTCCTGGTGCTGTTTGCTATCCGCAGCAAGATCCGGAGCATGCAGCAACGGGCCCGCGCGCAGCAGCAACAGCAGCCGAATCCGTTTGCGCCGCCGGGCCGGCCGCAGGAATTGCCTGATGCCGAACTGATGCTGTGCTGCGCCCATTGCGGCGTGTACTACCCGGCCTCCGAAAACGTGCAGGCCAAGGGCCACGATTACTGCAGCCACGCGCACGCCACCTTGTAA
- a CDS encoding sigma 54-interacting transcriptional regulator — protein sequence MSRPSPSPQTAAGMPPAPQLSGNSLPMQALRAQIGRIARCGAPVAIRGESGTGKELAARAIHAQGARASFPFIAVNCGAIPEALMEAEFFGCRPGAYTGALHERQGLFQAAHGGSLLLDEVDDLPLSMQVKLLRVLQERRVRKLGGSTDEAVDVRILCASQHGLGRGVAAGTFRQDLFYRLNVIELALPPLRERRGDLQVLCEVILARLSPRRAVSLAPPVLAALAAYAFPGNVRELENVLERALAFADGGVIALEGLALPSAAGSMPSRAPPALPERQLCLPGMAAYGVPPVLPLDMYLRQAERDMILLALVQARYHRARAARQLGLSVRQLRYRMQKLTIQEALFDERMDDR from the coding sequence ATGTCCCGTCCCAGCCCCAGTCCGCAGACCGCCGCCGGCATGCCGCCGGCGCCGCAACTGAGCGGCAATTCGCTGCCCATGCAGGCGCTGCGCGCGCAGATCGGCCGCATCGCCCGCTGTGGCGCGCCGGTGGCCATCCGCGGCGAATCGGGCACGGGCAAGGAACTGGCGGCGCGCGCCATCCATGCGCAGGGCGCGCGCGCCAGCTTCCCGTTTATCGCCGTCAACTGTGGCGCTATTCCCGAAGCGCTGATGGAAGCGGAATTCTTCGGCTGCCGCCCGGGCGCCTATACGGGCGCGCTGCACGAACGCCAGGGCTTGTTCCAGGCAGCCCACGGTGGCAGCTTGCTGCTCGACGAAGTCGACGACCTGCCGCTGTCCATGCAGGTGAAACTGTTGCGCGTGCTGCAGGAGCGCCGCGTGCGCAAGCTGGGCGGCAGTACTGACGAGGCAGTCGACGTGCGCATTCTGTGCGCCAGCCAGCATGGCCTGGGGCGCGGCGTGGCGGCCGGGACGTTTCGCCAGGACCTGTTCTACCGCCTGAATGTGATCGAGCTGGCACTGCCGCCGCTGCGCGAACGGCGCGGCGATCTGCAGGTATTATGTGAGGTGATCCTCGCGCGCCTGTCGCCGCGCCGGGCCGTGAGCCTGGCGCCGCCCGTGCTGGCGGCCCTGGCCGCGTATGCGTTTCCCGGCAATGTGCGCGAACTGGAAAACGTGCTGGAGCGGGCGCTGGCCTTTGCCGACGGCGGCGTGATCGCGCTCGAGGGGCTGGCCTTGCCGTCGGCGGCGGGCAGCATGCCGTCGCGGGCGCCGCCGGCCTTGCCGGAACGGCAACTGTGCCTGCCCGGCATGGCGGCGTATGGCGTGCCCCCCGTCTTGCCGCTGGACATGTATTTGCGCCAGGCCGAGCGCGACATGATCCTGCTGGCGCTGGTGCAGGCGCGCTACCACCGCGCGCGGGCGGCGCGCCAACTGGGCCTGAGCGTGCGCCAGTTGCGTTACCGCATGCAGAAATTGACGATACAGGAAGCCCTATTTGATGAGCGCATGGACGATAGATGA
- a CDS encoding LysR family transcriptional regulator produces MKNNSLDGIRTFLAVAERKSFSAAALQLGVTVTAVSKAVKVMERQHGVLLFKRNTRNVAFTEAGAGLYASLAGATRQIDDAFAALTMFRDRPAGHLRLTVPRALGALVMRALIPRFRSSYPDVTIDLSLDDGAVDLLAHGYDAGIRLGQSVEQEMVAVRLTGDLRWSVVGAPGYFERKGQPLIPEDLVRHDTLAYRFHTSGALHRWRFVRDGEEFLVETGAPLVVNDTTLIADFARSGLGLAYMPDVEIEGDLASGSLLRVLENYVPPTSGLFLYFPARTQSQPKLRAFIDTALALSRLASSNDAR; encoded by the coding sequence ATGAAAAATAACTCTCTCGATGGTATCCGTACCTTTCTCGCTGTCGCCGAGCGCAAAAGTTTCAGCGCCGCGGCACTGCAGCTTGGCGTGACGGTGACGGCCGTCAGCAAGGCGGTCAAGGTGATGGAGCGCCAGCATGGCGTGCTGCTCTTCAAGCGCAATACGCGCAATGTCGCCTTCACCGAAGCCGGCGCGGGCCTGTACGCCAGCCTGGCCGGCGCTACCCGGCAGATCGATGACGCCTTCGCCGCGCTGACCATGTTTCGCGACCGGCCCGCCGGCCATCTGCGGCTGACGGTGCCGCGCGCGCTGGGCGCGCTGGTCATGCGCGCATTGATACCGCGTTTTCGCAGCAGCTATCCTGACGTGACCATCGACCTGTCGCTCGACGATGGCGCGGTCGATCTGCTGGCGCACGGTTACGACGCCGGCATCCGCCTGGGACAGTCCGTGGAGCAGGAGATGGTGGCGGTGCGCCTGACGGGGGACTTGCGCTGGTCCGTGGTTGGCGCGCCCGGCTACTTCGAGCGGAAAGGGCAGCCGCTGATCCCGGAAGACCTGGTGCGCCACGACACGCTGGCCTACCGCTTCCACACTTCCGGCGCCTTGCACCGCTGGCGCTTCGTGCGCGATGGCGAGGAATTTCTGGTGGAAACCGGCGCGCCCCTGGTCGTCAACGACACCACGCTGATCGCCGATTTCGCCCGCTCTGGTCTGGGCCTCGCGTATATGCCGGATGTGGAAATCGAAGGTGACCTGGCAAGCGGCAGCTTGCTGCGGGTGCTTGAAAACTACGTGCCGCCGACGAGTGGATTGTTCCTGTATTTTCCTGCCCGTACCCAGAGCCAGCCCAAACTGCGCGCCTTCATCGATACTGCGCTGGCCCTCTCCCGGCTCGCGTCGTCCAATGACGCGCGCTAG
- the ampD gene encoding 1,6-anhydro-N-acetylmuramyl-L-alanine amidase AmpD, with amino-acid sequence MSAWTIDEDGWCDGALRYDSQYYDARPDGAQVDLLVIHNISLPGGHFGGPHVSDLFTGRVDYNADPSFADLRGLQVSAHFFVRRDGALLQYVSADKRAWHAGASTFEGRPQCNGYSIGIEMEGADDVPFQRRQYHVLAALTVALAARYGLSQVRGHEHIAPGRKTDPGPFFDWHFYQVCWLETLRGQPALALTSRGLGFPSMP; translated from the coding sequence ATGAGCGCATGGACGATAGATGAAGACGGCTGGTGCGATGGCGCGCTGCGCTATGACTCCCAATACTACGATGCGCGACCGGACGGCGCGCAAGTCGATTTGCTGGTGATCCATAACATCAGCTTGCCGGGCGGCCACTTTGGCGGACCGCATGTGTCGGACTTGTTTACGGGCCGGGTAGATTATAATGCCGATCCTTCTTTCGCCGACCTGCGTGGCTTGCAAGTCTCGGCGCACTTTTTTGTGCGGCGCGATGGTGCGTTGCTGCAATATGTTTCTGCTGATAAACGTGCCTGGCATGCCGGCGCGTCCACCTTCGAGGGACGTCCGCAGTGCAATGGCTATTCCATCGGTATCGAAATGGAAGGCGCGGACGATGTGCCTTTCCAGCGGCGGCAATACCATGTCCTGGCGGCGCTGACGGTGGCGCTGGCGGCGCGCTACGGGCTGTCCCAGGTGCGCGGCCACGAGCATATCGCGCCGGGAAGGAAGACGGATCCGGGACCGTTTTTTGACTGGCATTTTTACCAAGTATGCTGGCTGGAAACCTTGCGCGGGCAGCCTGCGTTAGCGCTTACTTCGCGGGGATTGGGCTTTCCATCCATGCCCTGA
- a CDS encoding ribonucleoside-diphosphate reductase subunit alpha yields MQSPQDISIHPTPVSPAPGAANSVASTGAALGDYRIIRRNGAVVAFEPSKIAIAMTKAFLAVNGGQGAASARIRELVEQLTDGVVAALVRRHPGGGTFHIEDVQDQVELSLMRSGEHDVARAYVLYRAKHMEERRLQKEAQGASAQVSAPQLNVLDNGVRRLLDMQEVRDLINAACAGLEKHVDADAILAETVKNLYDGVPVEELHKSAILAARALMEKDPAYSQVTARILLHTVRKEVFGKEVPQAAAAAEYLTYFPQYIAKGIAAELLNPVLASFDLERLAKAIVADRDLQFGYIGLQTLYDRYFLHIQDVRIEMPQAFYMRVAMGLALNEADREARAIEFYSLLSSFDFMSSTPTLFNSGTLRSQLSSCYLSTVSDDLEGIYDAIKDNALLAKFAGGLGNDWTPVRALGAHIKGTNGKSQGVVPFLKVVNDTAVAVNQGGKRKGAVCAYLETWHMDIEEFLDLRKNTGDDRRRTHDMNTANWIPDMFMKRVMEKGEWTLFSPSDTPDLHDKVGKAFEQAYVGYEAKAAAGEIRVFKKIAALDLWRKMLSMLFETGHPWITFKDPCNIRSPQSHVGVVHSSNLCTEITLNTGPDEIAVCNLGSVNMPAHMKEGKLDHVKLAKTIRTAMRMLDNVIDINYYAVDKARNSNMRHRPVGMGIMGFQDCLHMMRIPFASDAAVSFADTSMEAVCYYAYLASTELAEERGRYESYAGSLWDRGILPQDSVKLLAEERGGYLEVDSSSAMDWTPVRERIAKFGMRNSNCVAIAPTATISNIIGVSACIEPTFQNLYVKSNLSGEFTEINGYLVRDLKARDLWDEVMISDLKYFDGSLVKIDRIPQDLRDIYATAFEVSPSWLVEAASRRQKWIDQAQSLNIYMAGASGKKLDETYKLAWLRGLKTTYYLRTIAATHMEKSTSKTGALNAVAVDGGMSASAQSAQTSAQAAVVAAAAVAVAPVVAAAADDADGEACYLRPGDDGFEECEACQ; encoded by the coding sequence ATGCAATCACCACAAGATATTTCCATCCATCCAACGCCAGTATCGCCAGCGCCAGGCGCGGCCAACAGTGTGGCGAGCACGGGCGCGGCATTGGGCGACTATCGCATCATCCGCCGCAACGGCGCGGTGGTGGCATTTGAGCCTTCGAAGATCGCCATCGCCATGACCAAGGCGTTTTTGGCCGTTAACGGCGGCCAGGGCGCAGCCTCGGCACGCATCCGCGAACTGGTGGAACAACTGACCGACGGCGTCGTCGCCGCGCTGGTGCGCCGCCATCCGGGCGGCGGCACCTTCCATATCGAAGACGTGCAAGACCAGGTGGAACTGTCGCTGATGCGTTCGGGCGAACACGACGTGGCGCGTGCCTACGTGCTGTACCGCGCCAAGCACATGGAAGAGCGCCGCCTGCAGAAGGAAGCGCAAGGCGCTTCCGCGCAAGTTTCTGCACCACAATTGAACGTGCTTGATAACGGCGTGCGCCGCCTGCTGGACATGCAGGAAGTGCGCGACCTGATCAACGCCGCCTGCGCCGGCCTGGAAAAGCACGTCGATGCCGACGCTATCCTGGCTGAAACAGTGAAAAACCTGTACGACGGCGTGCCCGTCGAAGAGCTGCACAAGTCGGCCATTCTGGCGGCGCGCGCGCTGATGGAAAAAGACCCGGCCTACAGCCAGGTCACGGCCCGCATCCTGCTGCACACGGTGCGCAAGGAAGTGTTCGGCAAGGAAGTGCCGCAAGCGGCCGCTGCCGCCGAATACCTGACGTATTTCCCGCAATACATCGCCAAGGGCATCGCCGCCGAGCTGCTGAACCCGGTACTCGCCAGCTTCGACCTGGAACGCCTGGCGAAAGCCATCGTGGCCGACCGCGACTTGCAATTCGGCTACATCGGCCTGCAAACCCTGTATGACCGCTACTTCCTGCACATCCAGGACGTGCGCATCGAAATGCCGCAGGCGTTCTACATGCGCGTGGCCATGGGCCTGGCGCTGAACGAGGCGGACCGCGAAGCGCGCGCCATCGAGTTCTACAGCCTGCTGTCCTCGTTCGACTTCATGAGCTCGACGCCGACCCTGTTCAACTCGGGCACCCTGCGCTCGCAGCTGTCGTCGTGCTACCTGAGCACCGTCTCGGATGACTTGGAAGGCATCTACGACGCCATCAAGGACAACGCGCTGCTGGCCAAGTTTGCCGGCGGCCTGGGTAACGACTGGACGCCAGTGCGCGCCCTGGGCGCCCACATCAAGGGCACCAACGGCAAGTCGCAAGGCGTGGTGCCGTTCCTGAAAGTGGTGAATGACACGGCCGTGGCAGTCAACCAGGGCGGCAAGCGCAAGGGCGCCGTCTGCGCCTACCTGGAAACCTGGCACATGGATATCGAGGAATTCCTCGACCTGCGCAAGAACACGGGCGACGACCGCCGCCGCACGCACGACATGAACACGGCGAACTGGATTCCCGACATGTTCATGAAGCGCGTCATGGAAAAAGGCGAATGGACCCTGTTCTCGCCGTCGGACACGCCAGACTTGCACGACAAGGTCGGCAAGGCTTTCGAACAGGCTTACGTGGGCTACGAAGCCAAGGCCGCCGCCGGCGAAATCCGCGTCTTCAAGAAGATCGCCGCGCTGGACCTGTGGCGCAAGATGCTGTCGATGCTGTTTGAAACGGGCCACCCATGGATCACGTTCAAGGACCCTTGCAACATCCGCAGCCCGCAGTCGCACGTCGGCGTCGTCCACAGCTCGAACCTGTGCACGGAAATCACCCTGAACACGGGCCCTGACGAAATCGCCGTCTGCAACCTCGGTTCCGTCAACATGCCGGCGCACATGAAGGAAGGCAAGCTCGATCACGTCAAGCTGGCCAAGACCATCCGCACCGCCATGCGCATGCTCGACAACGTCATCGACATCAATTACTACGCCGTCGACAAGGCGCGCAACTCGAACATGCGCCACCGTCCGGTTGGCATGGGCATCATGGGCTTCCAGGACTGCCTGCACATGATGCGCATCCCGTTCGCCTCGGACGCCGCCGTGTCGTTTGCCGACACCTCGATGGAAGCCGTCTGCTACTACGCCTACCTGGCGTCGACGGAACTGGCCGAAGAGCGCGGCCGCTATGAATCGTACGCCGGTTCGCTGTGGGACCGCGGCATCCTGCCGCAGGACTCGGTCAAACTGCTGGCCGAAGAGCGCGGCGGCTACCTGGAAGTCGATTCCTCGTCGGCCATGGACTGGACGCCGGTGCGCGAACGCATCGCCAAGTTCGGCATGCGCAATTCGAACTGCGTGGCGATCGCCCCGACGGCGACGATTTCGAACATCATCGGCGTCTCGGCCTGTATTGAGCCGACGTTCCAGAACCTGTACGTGAAATCGAACCTGTCGGGCGAATTCACCGAAATCAACGGCTACCTGGTGCGCGACCTGAAGGCGCGCGACCTGTGGGATGAAGTCATGATCTCCGACCTGAAGTACTTCGACGGCTCGCTGGTGAAGATCGACCGCATCCCGCAAGACCTGCGCGATATCTACGCCACGGCCTTCGAAGTGTCGCCAAGCTGGCTGGTGGAAGCGGCTTCGCGTCGCCAGAAGTGGATCGACCAGGCCCAGTCGCTGAACATCTACATGGCTGGCGCATCGGGCAAGAAACTGGACGAAACCTACAAGCTGGCATGGCTGCGTGGCCTGAAAACCACCTATTACCTGCGTACCATCGCCGCTACCCACATGGAGAAATCGACCTCCAAGACGGGCGCGCTGAACGCCGTGGCAGTCGACGGCGGCATGTCGGCCAGCGCCCAAAGTGCACAAACCAGCGCCCAGGCAGCCGTCGTGGCGGCAGCAGCAGTGGCCGTGGCGCCGGTAGTGGCAGCGGCAGCGGACGACGCCGATGGCGAAGCCTGCTACCTGCGTCCGGGTGACGATGGCTTTGAGGAATGCGAAGCCTGCCAGTAA
- a CDS encoding ribonucleotide-diphosphate reductase subunit beta: protein MSLSWDDETTSAAVPRPAQQAPLGNTELNLPAGAEPSEANAEQVARRVNADDKRIINGKTDVNQLVPFKYKWAWDKYLAGCANHWMPQEVNMQRDIELWKNPNGLTDDERRLVKRNLGFFVTADSLAANNIVLGTYRHITAPECRQYLLRQAFEEAIHTHAYQYIVESLGLDEGEIFNAYNEVKSIRDKDEFLIPFINTLTDPAFVTGTVENDQKLLKSLIVFACLMEGLFFYVGFTQILALGRQNKMMGAAEQYQYILRDESMHCNFGIDLINTIKMENPQLWTAAFREEIKDLFMKAVELEYAYAEDTMPRGVLGLNAPMFKGYLRFIANRRAQQIGIEPLFAQEENPFPWMSEMIDMKKERNFFETRVTEYQTGGALNWE from the coding sequence ATGTCGTTGTCTTGGGATGATGAAACCACGTCGGCAGCTGTGCCGCGTCCGGCGCAGCAAGCGCCACTGGGAAATACCGAATTGAACCTGCCGGCAGGTGCCGAGCCGTCCGAAGCGAACGCAGAGCAAGTGGCGCGCCGCGTGAATGCCGACGACAAGCGCATCATCAACGGCAAGACGGACGTCAACCAGCTGGTGCCGTTCAAGTACAAATGGGCGTGGGACAAATACCTGGCCGGCTGCGCCAACCACTGGATGCCGCAGGAAGTCAACATGCAGCGCGATATCGAGCTGTGGAAGAACCCGAACGGCCTGACGGACGACGAGCGCCGCCTGGTCAAGCGCAACCTGGGCTTCTTCGTGACGGCCGATTCGCTGGCCGCCAACAACATCGTGCTGGGCACCTACCGCCACATCACGGCGCCCGAGTGCCGCCAGTACCTGCTGCGCCAGGCGTTCGAGGAAGCGATCCATACGCACGCCTACCAGTACATCGTCGAATCGCTGGGCCTGGACGAAGGCGAGATCTTCAACGCCTACAACGAAGTCAAGTCGATCCGCGACAAGGATGAATTCCTGATCCCGTTCATCAACACCCTGACCGACCCGGCGTTTGTCACCGGTACGGTGGAAAACGACCAGAAGCTGCTGAAGTCCCTGATCGTCTTCGCCTGCCTGATGGAAGGTTTGTTCTTCTACGTCGGCTTCACGCAGATCCTGGCGCTGGGCCGCCAGAACAAGATGATGGGCGCTGCCGAGCAGTACCAGTACATCCTGCGCGATGAATCGATGCATTGCAACTTCGGCATCGACTTGATTAACACGATCAAGATGGAAAACCCGCAGCTGTGGACGGCCGCCTTCCGCGAAGAGATCAAGGACCTGTTCATGAAGGCCGTGGAACTGGAATACGCGTACGCGGAAGACACCATGCCGCGCGGCGTGCTGGGTCTGAATGCGCCGATGTTCAAGGGCTATCTGCGCTTCATCGCCAACCGCCGCGCGCAGCAGATCGGCATCGAGCCGCTGTTCGCCCAGGAGGAAAATCCATTCCCATGGATGAGCGAGATGATCGACATGAAGAAGGAACGCAACTTCTTCGAGACGCGCGTGACGGAATACCAGACCGGCGGCGCGCTGAACTGGGAATAA
- a CDS encoding YggT family protein: MLIVILTLIVDTIATLLGGVLLLRFWMQAVRVRPPSSVAQFTFQLSDWLVRPLRRVVPGVGGYDWASLIGAFLIVLLASSVLFISGYPVEVVLLKSLQRFLQWILYGFMALLIIEAIFSWVNPHAPLAPFVRALNEPLLRPIRKVVPLVGSLDLSLLVALILLQIAQVLVGMIIVVR, from the coding sequence GTGCTGATCGTTATCCTTACATTGATCGTTGATACCATCGCCACCTTGCTGGGCGGCGTGTTGCTGCTGCGCTTCTGGATGCAGGCGGTGCGCGTGCGGCCGCCTTCGTCGGTGGCGCAATTCACGTTTCAATTGTCCGACTGGCTGGTGCGCCCCCTGCGCCGCGTGGTGCCGGGCGTGGGCGGGTATGACTGGGCCAGCCTGATCGGCGCCTTCCTGATCGTGCTGCTGGCCAGCTCGGTGCTGTTTATTTCCGGCTATCCTGTCGAAGTGGTGCTGCTCAAGTCGCTGCAACGCTTCCTGCAATGGATACTCTACGGTTTCATGGCCTTGCTGATCATCGAAGCCATCTTCAGCTGGGTCAACCCGCATGCGCCGCTGGCGCCGTTTGTACGGGCCTTGAATGAGCCCCTGCTGCGTCCGATACGCAAGGTCGTGCCACTGGTCGGCAGCCTGGATCTGTCGCTGCTGGTGGCTTTGATCCTGCTGCAGATCGCGCAGGTGCTGGTGGGGATGATTATTGTGGTGAGGTAA
- a CDS encoding nuclear transport factor 2 family protein has translation MSLLMPAIVGDYFTAENHHDSDAVAQCFAADGVVHDDGHAHAGHAAIKAWKEAGSKQYGATISPTSADTRGARCVVTSSVSGNFPGSPLELRFAFTLASNRIQTLEISA, from the coding sequence ATGTCTCTCCTCATGCCGGCAATCGTCGGCGACTACTTTACCGCCGAAAACCATCACGATAGCGACGCCGTGGCGCAGTGCTTCGCAGCCGATGGCGTCGTGCATGACGATGGCCATGCGCACGCGGGCCATGCCGCCATCAAGGCCTGGAAGGAAGCTGGCAGCAAGCAGTACGGCGCCACCATCAGCCCCACCTCGGCCGACACCCGGGGCGCACGCTGCGTGGTCACCAGCAGCGTCAGTGGCAATTTCCCCGGCAGCCCGCTGGAGCTGCGCTTTGCCTTCACGCTCGCCAGCAACCGCATCCAGACCCTGGAGATCAGCGCATGA
- a CDS encoding SDR family oxidoreductase, translating to MNTDFKDKRVLITGGTKGMGAATLKLMLERGARVATTARAAGGSLPVGVHFIAADLRTRAGTDTLIREALASLGGVDILINNVGGSTAAGGGALALDDDAWQDALNGNLLAAVRLDRALLPAMVARQYGVIIHISSIQRSLPLYESTLAYAAAKAALSNYSKGLSKEFGPQGIRINTVSPGFIETTAAHAMIRRWAGHAGITEDAARQKLMQTLGGIPIGRPGKPEEVAELVAFLASDRAASIHGAEYVIDGGTIPTV from the coding sequence ATGAATACCGATTTCAAGGACAAGCGCGTGCTGATCACGGGCGGCACCAAGGGCATGGGCGCGGCGACGCTGAAACTGATGCTCGAGCGCGGCGCGCGCGTGGCGACCACGGCGCGCGCCGCCGGCGGCAGCTTGCCGGTCGGCGTGCATTTCATCGCGGCCGACCTGCGTACCCGCGCGGGAACCGACACGCTGATCCGGGAAGCGCTGGCCAGCCTGGGCGGGGTCGATATCCTGATCAATAACGTGGGCGGTTCGACGGCCGCGGGCGGCGGCGCACTGGCCCTGGACGACGATGCCTGGCAAGACGCGCTCAATGGCAACCTGCTTGCCGCCGTGCGCCTCGACCGCGCCCTGCTGCCGGCGATGGTGGCACGCCAATACGGCGTGATCATCCACATCTCGTCGATCCAGCGCAGCCTGCCGCTGTACGAGTCGACGCTGGCGTATGCGGCCGCCAAGGCTGCGCTGAGCAACTACAGCAAGGGATTGTCGAAGGAATTCGGCCCGCAGGGCATCCGCATCAATACCGTCTCGCCAGGCTTCATCGAAACCACGGCGGCCCACGCGATGATACGGCGCTGGGCCGGCCACGCCGGCATCACCGAAGATGCGGCCCGCCAGAAGCTGATGCAGACGCTGGGCGGCATTCCCATCGGCCGCCCGGGCAAGCCGGAAGAAGTGGCCGAACTGGTTGCCTTTCTGGCCTCGGACCGCGCCGCGTCGATCCACGGCGCCGAGTATGTGATCGACGGCGGCACCATCCCGACCGTCTAA